The Pseudomonas pergaminensis nucleotide sequence ACTGGGTCGTGCCAAAGAAAGTCGATTGTGGTGCCGAGCAGTTGCCGGGTGGCAAACCTCAGGTGTTCGGCAAAAACGCCATGAGCACCACGCCGGTCAAGGACCTGATCGCCAAGGACAAGCCGGACCTCGTGGTGATCATCATCGGCGACACCATGGCCTCCTACCCGGACCCGCAGTTCCCAAAAGTCTGGGCGTGGAAGAGTGTGACCTCACTGACCAAGGCTGTCAGCGAAACCGGCACCAAATGCGTATGGGTAGGCCCGGCCTGGGGCAAGGTCGGCAGCATGTACAAGAAGGATGACGCGCGCACCAAGTTGATGTCGTCGTTCCTGGCAACCAATGTGGCGCCATGCACTTACATCGACTCGCTGACCTTCTCCAAACCGGGCGAGTGGATCACCACTGACGGCCAGCATTTCACCATCGACGGCTACCAGAAGTGGGCCAAGGCCATCGGCGGCGCGCTGTCGGCATTGCCGGCGGATGCCGTGAAAGGAGCCAAGTGATGAAGCGCATCACTCTGGGCCTGGCGACCTTGCTCGCCAGTGTCAGCGCCTACAGCGCCGACATTCCGCTGTACCCCACCGGGCCGGAAA carries:
- a CDS encoding SGNH/GDSL hydrolase family protein, producing MPVSAIAGLTLLVLGESHLSFPDHLLDPLQANLTAQGAKVHTIGACGAGAADWVVPKKVDCGAEQLPGGKPQVFGKNAMSTTPVKDLIAKDKPDLVVIIIGDTMASYPDPQFPKVWAWKSVTSLTKAVSETGTKCVWVGPAWGKVGSMYKKDDARTKLMSSFLATNVAPCTYIDSLTFSKPGEWITTDGQHFTIDGYQKWAKAIGGALSALPADAVKGAK